In the Chroococcidiopsis sp. SAG 2025 genome, one interval contains:
- a CDS encoding serine/threonine protein kinase codes for MLAGKTLQRGKYTLEQEIGRGGFGITYKATHQFLGQPVVVKTLNELLRQAPQFAKFQRQFQDEARRLAACVHPNIVRVSDFFIEDGLPFMVMDYIPGQTLAKVVFPDRPLPETLAIHYIRQIGAALEVVHQKNLLHRDVKPQNIILRQGTQEVVLIDFGIAREFTPGSTQTHTNMVSEGYAPIEQYLAHAPRTPATDVYALAATLYAILTAKVPVAASLRDRVPMPNVRQINPRLSVDVERAIILGMEIEAVNRPATVADWLELLPHTYSQSFSGGLTGGGRSQTHNSSIPSWLSQSSQPGVSVMEPPSAESEEIPAKQSFLRGLWIGGGLAAIAGIATLAIGTVFPKSVPQSPQNSIPARSSQPAPQPTSPTDARYEKNTTLPQKENSQKANSTAPPPTQPVKNTTEQQPAVNTSGQSGTQNLSSPVNPTIRSGTRRWRQDRNNAGQGFNRRVRATSSTRNRSITPTQPKTNRQRNSTNKSKSSQPAPSPTPKPEQSPTSKQSPTPPSPTPSPSPEPSPSPQNNQPAPEPSPSPQNNQPAPEPSPSPQNNQPSPEPSPSPQNAPAPTPEASPTTNNQPPSPTPSAPSPNSSPAKEGEPMLPSDYESGSIAPSPTPTAAQTPPANPPH; via the coding sequence ATGCTAGCTGGAAAAACATTACAGCGTGGGAAATATACCCTGGAACAAGAAATAGGACGGGGTGGATTTGGCATTACTTATAAAGCCACCCACCAATTTTTGGGGCAACCAGTGGTAGTCAAAACGCTGAATGAATTGCTCCGGCAAGCGCCGCAATTTGCCAAGTTTCAGCGCCAATTTCAGGATGAAGCCCGACGCTTAGCAGCCTGCGTCCACCCCAATATTGTGCGAGTCAGCGACTTCTTCATTGAGGACGGCTTGCCATTTATGGTGATGGATTATATTCCCGGGCAAACTCTTGCCAAGGTGGTGTTTCCAGATCGTCCCTTGCCAGAAACGCTGGCAATTCACTACATTCGGCAGATTGGTGCGGCATTGGAAGTCGTGCATCAGAAGAACTTGCTGCATCGGGATGTGAAACCCCAAAACATTATTTTGCGCCAGGGAACTCAGGAAGTCGTACTGATTGATTTTGGGATTGCGCGGGAATTTACTCCAGGTTCAACCCAAACTCATACCAACATGGTTTCGGAAGGGTACGCACCCATAGAACAGTATCTTGCCCATGCCCCCCGTACTCCAGCCACAGATGTTTATGCCCTAGCAGCAACGCTATACGCGATCTTGACAGCCAAAGTACCAGTTGCCGCTAGCCTGCGCGATCGCGTCCCTATGCCCAACGTGCGCCAAATCAATCCTCGGTTAAGTGTTGACGTGGAACGAGCGATTATTTTGGGGATGGAGATTGAAGCTGTCAATCGACCTGCTACCGTAGCTGATTGGCTGGAACTATTGCCCCATACTTATTCCCAAAGTTTCTCAGGTGGTCTGACAGGCGGCGGGCGATCGCAAACTCATAATTCTTCGATCCCAAGTTGGCTTTCTCAGTCCAGCCAACCTGGAGTATCGGTTATGGAACCCCCATCTGCCGAGAGCGAGGAGATCCCCGCCAAGCAATCTTTTTTACGCGGTTTGTGGATTGGTGGTGGTTTAGCTGCGATCGCTGGCATTGCAACTCTAGCGATCGGTACAGTTTTTCCTAAGTCTGTCCCTCAGTCACCTCAAAATTCAATACCCGCGCGCTCCAGCCAGCCTGCACCTCAGCCTACATCGCCCACCGATGCTAGATATGAGAAAAACACTACACTTCCACAAAAAGAAAACTCGCAAAAAGCAAACTCAACTGCTCCCCCACCAACTCAACCTGTAAAAAATACTACCGAGCAACAGCCAGCAGTCAATACTTCTGGGCAAAGTGGGACGCAAAATCTCAGCAGCCCCGTCAACCCAACAATTCGATCTGGCACTCGCAGATGGAGACAAGATCGGAATAATGCTGGGCAAGGTTTTAACCGTAGAGTAAGGGCTACCTCGTCAACCAGAAATCGCTCAATCACGCCTACTCAACCTAAAACCAATCGTCAACGTAACTCGACAAATAAGAGCAAATCGTCTCAACCTGCACCATCTCCTACACCAAAACCAGAACAATCCCCAACATCTAAGCAGTCTCCAACCCCACCTTCGCCAACGCCATCTCCATCCCCAGAACCATCACCCTCACCCCAGAACAACCAGCCAGCGCCAGAACCATCACCCTCACCCCAGAACAACCAGCCAGCGCCAGAACCATCACCCTCACCCCAGAACAACCAACCATCCCCAGAACCATCACCCTCACCCCAAAACGCACCAGCACCTACACCAGAAGCCTCCCCAACAACTAACAACCAGCCACCATCGCCAACACCCAGCGCACCAAGTCCAAATTCCTCTCCAGCGAAAGAAGGAGAACCAATGTTGCCTAGCGATTACGAGTCTGGTAGTATTGCGCCATCACCAACGCCAACAGCTGCACAAACACCCCCTGCCAATCCACCACATTAA